From the genome of Adhaeribacter pallidiroseus:
TCCAGCCCCATTATAAAAATACAGGTAATCCAGAATATTCAGTTCCTCGGTATTTTTTAAGGTATTGGTAAAAGTAATTTTGGTTTTTTTAGAATCTATTACCTGAAAAAGAGGCTTTTCGGCTACACTATTTTTTTTAGTGTTAGTACAAGCGACTAAAAGGCAAAATAAACTTATACCAAGGTGGTAAAAACCAATCTTACAGCTATTGGTAACGGTATACTTGTAATTTGTCATTATTTTTTGCTAGTATAAGAAATGTCTGACCGTTGGCGCCTTTAATTATTTCGGAACGGCGTACTTGGCCTTTCACTAACAAGCCCGATTGGCCAGAGGGAATGGCTGCAAAAGCTCCTTGTCCTTTGCCTTGTAACAGTAAACCATAGTTAGCATCGTAGCGACCAATTTCGGGTAACACATCGTAAAAGTTTCCGGTCAGTAAAATATCCAGAATTCCATCTTGGTTGTAATCCAGGGTTTCTATACCGAAAACCGGAGAAAACTGGGCTTCTATGGGCAAGGCCCTCATCGAAAATTTAAAATTTCCTTCGTTAATTAAAAAACAAGTGCTCGCATTAGTAGCTTTTTTAATTACTGCTTCCTGTAAATCTTCTTTTGAGAAAATATCGGTTACTTTCTTATTGGCGTAATTAGCGTATTTAATAAATTTTTTTTTAATGCCGGGCACTTGCTTTTGTAAATCGTGTTTGAGTACCATGGGATAGCTTTTGCCATCTTCGGTATAACACGAAATAATTTGCTCGATGGTACCATTTTTATCGAAATCACCGACATACAATTCCGCTGGTTCCCGGTCAGTAGCTTTTATACGACTGTTTATTCCTTGATTACCCAGAATAAAATCAATATCTCCGTCTCCATCTATATCAGCGGGTTTTATAGTATTCCACCAACCGCTTAAGTTAGCATTATTACTTAAAGCTATGGGTGTAAAAGTACGTCCCTGGTTGTTTTTAAAAAGCGTAATTGCCATCCAATCACCGGTTACGATTAGTTCGGGATACTTATCGCCATTTAAGTCCGTCCAGGTGGCATCGGTAATCATACCAAGTTCGCTTTTAGGCAAATACCGTTTTGTGTAATTTTTAAAATTACCGGAACCATCATTGATATATAAATAACTCGGTGGATCATAACCGTATTTACCCGAAATCATGCGGCTGCCAATAAACAAATCCAGGTCGCCGTCTAAATCATAATCCGCCGGAGCTACGCAGGAACCATTTTCGGCAATATTGGGCAAACGCTGATCTTTGGTAAAATTACCTTTTCCGTCGTTCAGGTAAAACCGGTCCAGGAGTTCGGGCGCATTTACTTCAAATTCATTACTGCCAGTAACTACATACAAATCTAAATCCCCATCGTTATCCGCATCAAACAAAGCGGCGTCTACGTCTTCAAATACACTGTCTGCTTTAAAAGCCAGCGGCGATTTATCTACAAAGGTGCCGTTTTTTTGCTGCATGAACAGTTTCTTAGCCATTCCGGCAGCACCTCCCAGAAATACATCTTCCAGGCCATCGTTGTTTACATCGCCGGCAGCCAGAGCCGGGCCCTGCGTAGATAACATTTGCTTGAGCAAACCATCGCGGTTATAATCTACAAAATTGCTTTCTACATGCCGGTAGTTGAGTTTTACCTGACCGGTAACCTCCGTAAAAGTTTGGGAGATAGATTCCTTTTTAAATTTAAACGTTTGATTGGCCTGCTGATAATCTAGTTTTAAGTCTTGATTTGGTTTTACCTGGTGCAAAACCTGCATTTTATCATCGGGCCAAATAACCCTTACCGAATCAATTTGCGAAGTTTTACCTAATCCAAAAACTAAGGTAAAGTCTACCGAAGATTCAAAGCCGCGGTTAGGTATCTGTTGTTGAAATAGTTGTTTATCGGGTTGATGTACATACACTTTAGCTCCTACAGCATTCGGATTTTTACCATAACCTTTTAAGGTAAACCGCAAGAAGTGATTTTTTAATTTTTCGGTCGATTTGTTGCGGTAAACCGAAACCGGCATGTTTACATTGTTTACCACTAAATCTAAATCCCCATCGTTATCTAAATCGCCGTAAGCCGAGCCGTTCGAAAAATTAGGATTACCTAACCCCCAGTCAAAGGCTTTATTTTTAAATTGCAGATTGCCGTAGTTTTTAAAAGCATAATTGGGAATAGGTTTGGAAGGAATTTTATCTAAAAATTCTTTAAAATCAAACTTTTTGCCAGCCGCCATCTGGCGCATATTGTTTTCGTCCGCCAGAAAGTTAACAAAGTCCTGATCGGTAAGGTTTTTAGCAATACCATTGGCCACAAAAATATCTTTCAGGCCATCATTATCCATATCAAACAGCAATGCGCCCCAACTCCAGTCTGTAGCGTGCACCCCGGAAAGCCGGGCTATTTCGCTAAAGGTGCCGTTGCCATTATTTAAATGCAGCATGTTTTGCATGTATTGGTAATGAAAATCGCGGGCTAGTTTTAGCTGAAACAAATCGTAACTCTCGAATACCGAAGTAGTTTTTAAGCGTTGGTCATCGCCGGGCAGCATATCGGTTACAAAAATATCCAGGTTACCATCGTTATTAATGTCGGCAATATCGGCTCCCATCGAAGAGAGACTCTGGTGCTGCATATAATTTTTGGAATCCTCAATGAATGAGCCGTTTTTATTGTTGATGTATAGATAATCGTGTTCGTAAAAGTCGTTCGAAATATAAATATCTAACCAGTTATCGTTGTTTACATCGCCAATGGTAATACCCAAACCAAAGCCAATAATACTCCCGTAAATACCGGCTTTTTCGCTGATATCGGTAAATTTAGTACCATCGTTCCGGAAAAACTTATGGCCTCCCAGCGAATCGCGTTGATCCCGCAGGTTGCTGTATTGTAACCGACCAACCGGAATAAAGCTATTGTTCAGGAGAAACATATCTAAATCGTTATCCCGGTCGTAATCAAAAAAGGCAGCGTGCGTCGAGAAACCTTTATCGTTCAATCCATATTCGGCCGCTTTCTCCATGTAAGTAGGGATGCCATTTTTATCTAGGCCTTGACAAATGTACAGCTCATTGGCCCGATCATCGTTAGGCCGGTTGCCGGCATTACACACGTAAATATCCATCAGACCATCACCGTTTACATCGGCAAAAGTGACGCCCGTGCTCCAGGCCCGCTTACCGGCCACGCCCGCCGTTACGGTAATATCTTCGAAGGTAAACTTTCCTTTATTTAAATACAGCTTATTTTCCTGCATGTTCGATATCAGAAAAACATCGGCTAAGCCATCTTGGTTAACATCGCCAACAGCTACACCACCACCGTTATAAAAATTACGGTAATTAAAAATATTAAATTCTTTGTCGTCGATTACCTGATTGGTAAAATGGATATTGGTTTGGACAGGAGTTAAAGTTTCAAAAAGCGGATCTGATGGCGTACCCTTTTCCGATACTGAAGTGGAGTTTTTATTCCGGCAACCCCAAATAAACAAGAGTGCTAGAAAGAGATATTTTTGCATATAAAAGAATAAACGGCACTTAAAATCTACGAGTACTTGGTAAATTTTATCAGCTAACAATTTATTCGGCGTGTTTATTATAAATTTTAAATTTTTAAATAATACCTGCCGAACCAAGCATTAAAAAAACAGGCCCAAAAACGGGCCTGTTTTTTCACGATGAGCTGTACTAATTTTAATAACCAGGGTTTTGCTTCAGATTCGGATTTAAAGATAACTGGCTTTGCGGAATAGGGAACAAGATTCGCGTTTCCGGAGAAGCATCTTTAAACTTACGGGCAGAAGTGAACTTTCCAAAGCGGATAAGATCTTGCCGGCGATGACA
Proteins encoded in this window:
- a CDS encoding VCBS repeat-containing protein, which codes for MQKYLFLALLFIWGCRNKNSTSVSEKGTPSDPLFETLTPVQTNIHFTNQVIDDKEFNIFNYRNFYNGGGVAVGDVNQDGLADVFLISNMQENKLYLNKGKFTFEDITVTAGVAGKRAWSTGVTFADVNGDGLMDIYVCNAGNRPNDDRANELYICQGLDKNGIPTYMEKAAEYGLNDKGFSTHAAFFDYDRDNDLDMFLLNNSFIPVGRLQYSNLRDQRDSLGGHKFFRNDGTKFTDISEKAGIYGSIIGFGLGITIGDVNNDNWLDIYISNDFYEHDYLYINNKNGSFIEDSKNYMQHQSLSSMGADIADINNDGNLDIFVTDMLPGDDQRLKTTSVFESYDLFQLKLARDFHYQYMQNMLHLNNGNGTFSEIARLSGVHATDWSWGALLFDMDNDGLKDIFVANGIAKNLTDQDFVNFLADENNMRQMAAGKKFDFKEFLDKIPSKPIPNYAFKNYGNLQFKNKAFDWGLGNPNFSNGSAYGDLDNDGDLDLVVNNVNMPVSVYRNKSTEKLKNHFLRFTLKGYGKNPNAVGAKVYVHQPDKQLFQQQIPNRGFESSVDFTLVFGLGKTSQIDSVRVIWPDDKMQVLHQVKPNQDLKLDYQQANQTFKFKKESISQTFTEVTGQVKLNYRHVESNFVDYNRDGLLKQMLSTQGPALAAGDVNNDGLEDVFLGGAAGMAKKLFMQQKNGTFVDKSPLAFKADSVFEDVDAALFDADNDGDLDLYVVTGSNEFEVNAPELLDRFYLNDGKGNFTKDQRLPNIAENGSCVAPADYDLDGDLDLFIGSRMISGKYGYDPPSYLYINDGSGNFKNYTKRYLPKSELGMITDATWTDLNGDKYPELIVTGDWMAITLFKNNQGRTFTPIALSNNANLSGWWNTIKPADIDGDGDIDFILGNQGINSRIKATDREPAELYVGDFDKNGTIEQIISCYTEDGKSYPMVLKHDLQKQVPGIKKKFIKYANYANKKVTDIFSKEDLQEAVIKKATNASTCFLINEGNFKFSMRALPIEAQFSPVFGIETLDYNQDGILDILLTGNFYDVLPEIGRYDANYGLLLQGKGQGAFAAIPSGQSGLLVKGQVRRSEIIKGANGQTFLILAKNNDKLQVYRYQ